Proteins encoded in a region of the Quercus lobata isolate SW786 chromosome 8, ValleyOak3.0 Primary Assembly, whole genome shotgun sequence genome:
- the LOC115955399 gene encoding uncharacterized protein LOC115955399, whose translation MRLGQLEQFITICWGIWKNRNDLRMGGKGRAGRTVWRTAMHLVEEFRAANDGKTEHQAKPELPISWQPPSQGYYKVNLDGAVFSKRNQAGAGVIIRDGAGEVIAALSKKWKCPLGAIEAEAKALEAGVEFAKDVGIREAEFESDSLLVCNALQGLGSPPSSVVNVLAGVMNQMSYFRQWKVSHTKRQGNVPAHLLAQHAKYVEDYIAWLEECPSLIEHACAHDRNVT comes from the coding sequence ATGCGGCTTGGACAGCTGGAGCAGTTCATCACGATCTGTTGGGGTATATGGAAGAACCGGAATGATCTTCGGATGGGTGGTAAGGGACGAGCAGGCAGAACAGTGTGGCGGACTGCCATGCACTTGGTAGAAGAGTTCCGAGCTGCAAATGATGGCAAAACAGAGCATCAGGCCAAACCGGAGCTTCCGATCTCTTGGCAACCACCAAGCCAAGGATACTATAAAGTAAACTTGGACGGTGCGGTCTTCTCGAAGAGGAACCAGGCGGGGGCCGGAGTGATAATAAGGGACGGCGCCGGTGAGGTGATCGCTGCTTTAAGCAAGAAATGGAAGTGTCCGTTGGGAGCAATAGAAGCGGAAGCTAAAGCTTTGGAAGCTGGAGTTGAGTTCGCCAAAGATGTTGGTATTAGAGAGGCAGAATTTGAGAGTGACTCTCTGTTGGTATGCAATGCTCTACAAGGACTGGGTTCACCGCCTTCCTCAGTGGTGAATGTGCTTGCCGGGGTGATGAACCAGATGTCGTATTTTAGACAATGGAAAGTTTCACACACTAAACGACAGGGAAATGTCCCTGCTCACTTACTAGCTCAACACGCCAAATACGTTGAGGATTATATTGCATGGCTAGAGGAATGTCCTAGCCTGATTGAACATGCTTGTGCGCATGACAGGAATGTAacttga
- the LOC115955731 gene encoding probable WRKY transcription factor 2: protein MAGIDDNVAIIGDWVPPSPSPRTFFSAMLGEDIGSRPLVSEPPSSNRSEGLFLGRPPDQMVSGNRAVNNNGTLQGCLSSHKLTEFGSFSEQKSGSRGGLVERMAARAGFNAPRLNTESIRSADLSLSSDNRSPYLTIPPGLSPTTLLDSPVFLSNSLAQPSPTTGKFPFVSNVDGRSLTLMPEAPDKSKDSLFEDINTSSFAFKPMPEPGTSFFFGTSSKMTPATLPQQSFPRIEVSVQSENSLQSAEPTKVQTQNRSNLHPQADFSRSSTEKDNGANTISVDQRAFDAVGGIVEHSPPLDEQPDEESDQRGNGDPMAAGGGGAPSEDGYNWRKYGQKQVKGSEYPRSYYKCTHSNCPVKKKVERSHEGHITEIIYKGAHNHPKPPPNRRSAIGSGNPLVDMQLDIPEQAVPQSGADGEPVWASTQKGVVAGASDWRHDNLEVTSSASVGPEYQSASVQAQNGTHFESGDAVDASSTFSNDEDEDDRGTHGSVSLGYDGEGDESESKRRKIEAYATEMSGATRAIREPRVVVQTTSEVDILDDGYRWRKYGQKVVKGNPNPRSYYKCTSAGCTVRKHVERASHDLKSVITTYEGKHNHDVPAARNSSHVNSGASSAVPAQASAAAAVQAHVHRPEPSQVHPGMARFERPASLGSFSLPGRQQMGPSHGFSFGMSQPGLANLAMAGLGPGQGKLPVMPVHPYLAQQQRQVNEMGFLLPKGEPKVEPMSEPGLNLSNGSSVYQQIMSRLPLGPQM from the exons ATGGCTGGGATTGATGACAATGTTGCTATAATTGGAGATTGGGTGCCTCCAAGTCCAAGCCCAAGAACATTTTTCTCTGCAATGTTAGGTGAGGATATTGGGTCTAGACCATTGGTCTCAGAACCTCCCAGCAGTAATAGAAGTGAAGGACTCTTTCTGGGGCGACCTCCAGACCAAATGGTGTCAGGAAATAGAGCTGTAAACAACAATGGTACACTACAAGGCTGTCTTTCTAGTCACAAGCTCACTGAATTTGGTTCATTTTCTGAGCAAAAATCCGGCTCACGTGGTGGCCTAGTTGAAAGGATGGCAGCCAGAGCTGGATTTAATGCTCCCAGGTTGAATACAGAAAGCATTAGATCGGCTGACCTGTCTTTGAGTTCTGACAATCGTTCTCCTTACTTAACAATACCTCCTGGTCTCAGTCCCACTACACTGCTAGATTCTCCTGTTTTCCTTTCCAATTCTCTG GCACAGCCATCTCCAACAACTGGAAAATTCCCATTTGTTTCAAATGTTGACGGTAGGAGCTTGACATTGATGCCAGAGGCACCTGATAAAAGTAAAGATAGTCTTTTTGAAGATATCAATACCTCATCGTTTGCTTTCAAGCCTATGCCAGAACCAGGCACCTCTTTCTTTTTCGGCACTTCAAGCAAA ATGACACCAGCCACTCTTCCTCAACAATCCTTTCCAAGAATTGAGGTTTCTGTTCAGTCAGAGAATTCTCTTCAAAGTGCAGAACCTACCAAAGTTCAAACACAGAATAGAAGCAACCTCCATCCTCAGGCAGACTTCTCTCGATCATCTACTGAAAAGGATAATGGGGCTAATACTATCTCGGTAGATCAAAGAGCCTTTGATGCTGTTGGTGGTATTGTCGAACATTCTCCACCACTTGATGAGCAACCAGATGAAGAATCAGATCAAAGAGGCAATGGAGATCCCATGGCTGCAGGTGGTGGTGGTGCACCATCTGAGGATGGATATAATTGGAGAAAATATGGACAAAAACAAGTAAAAGGGAGTGAATATCCACGCAGTTATTACAAGTGCACGCATTCAAATTGTCCGGTTAAAAAGAAAGTAGAACGATCTCATGAGGGCCACATAACAGAGATCATCTACAAGGGGGCCCATAACCACCCTAAACCTCCTCCAAATCGGCGATCAGCCATTGGTTCTGGTAACCCACTTGTGGACATGCAACTAGATATCCCTGAACAAGCTGTGCCGCAAAGTGGTGCTGATGGTGAACCAGTTTGGGCAAGTACACAAAAGGGAGTTGTTGCTGGGGCTTCTGATTGGAGGCATGACAACCTTGAGGTGACATCATCAGCGTCTGTGGGCCCTGAGTACCAATCTGCCTCTGTGCAGGCTCAGAATGGTACTCACTTTGAATCAGGTGATGCAGTGGATGCATCATCTACTTTTTCCAATGATGAAGACGAAGATGACAGGGGGACTCATGGCAGTGTGTCATTAGGTTATGATGGTGAAGGAGATGAATCTGAGTCCAAGAGAAG GAAAATTGAAGCTTATGCAACAGAAATGAGTGGAGCCACTAGAGCTATTCGTGAACCTAGAGTTGTGGTCCAGACAACCAGTGAGGTAGACATCCTTGATGATGGATATCGTTGGCGCAAGTATGGTCAGAAAGTTGTGAAAGGAAATCCAAATCCAAG GAGTTACTACAAGTGCACCAGTGCAGGTTGTACAGTAAGGAAGCATGTGGAGAGGGCATCACATGATCTTAAGTCAGTGATCACCACTTACGAGGGAAAGCACAATCATGATGTTCCTGCAGCTCGCAATAGTAGTCATGTAAATTCTGGCGCCTCTAGTGCAGTACCTGCCCAAGCTTCTGCTGCTGCCGCAGTTCAAGCTCATGTTCACAGGCCCGAGCCATCACAAGTTCACCCAGGCATGGCAAGGTTTGAAAGGCCTGCTTCACTCGGATCGTTCAGCCTACCTGGAAGGCAGCAGATGGGGCCTTCCCATGGCTTCTCGTTTGGAATGAGTCAACCAGGCCTGGCCAATCTAGCAATGGCTGGGTTGGGTCCTGGCCAAGGCAAGCTCCCTGTAATGCCTGTTCATCCATACTTGGCACAGCAACAACGCCAGGTGAATGAAATGGGTTTCTTGTTGCCAAAAGGAGAACCCAAGGTGGAGCCTATGTCTGAGCCTGGTCTGAACCTGTCTAATGGTTCATCAGTATACCAACAAATTATGAGTAGGCTGCCACTTGGGCCTCAGATGTAA